A region from the Candidatus Methylomirabilota bacterium genome encodes:
- the nth gene encoding endonuclease III — MPETVAAKRARALEIIRLLDRAYPEATIALRFSSPLELLVATILAAQCTDERVNQVTESLFRKYRTARDYAAIDPATFEREIRSTGFFRAKTRAIAGMARALLEHHGGGVPRTLEALTALPGVGRKTANVVLGNAFDTPGIAVDTHVFRVSQRLGLAGSDVPDQVEAQLAEVIPRPRWTHFCHLLQAHGRQICLARAPDCPVCPVRLLCPWPGKTVSGRPGRAAPAGRAGSPARTRAARAGRAPRG, encoded by the coding sequence ATGCCGGAGACCGTCGCCGCCAAGCGCGCGCGGGCCCTCGAGATCATCCGGCTCCTCGATCGGGCCTATCCCGAGGCCACGATCGCGCTCAGATTCTCGAGCCCGCTCGAGCTCCTGGTGGCGACCATCCTGGCCGCCCAGTGCACCGACGAGCGGGTGAACCAGGTGACGGAAAGCCTCTTCCGCAAGTACCGCACGGCGCGCGACTACGCGGCGATCGATCCCGCCACCTTCGAGCGCGAGATCCGGTCCACCGGCTTCTTCCGGGCCAAGACCAGGGCCATTGCCGGCATGGCCCGCGCGCTCCTCGAGCATCACGGGGGCGGGGTGCCGCGGACCCTGGAGGCGCTGACGGCGCTGCCCGGGGTGGGCCGCAAGACCGCCAACGTGGTTCTCGGCAACGCCTTCGACACCCCGGGCATCGCGGTGGACACCCACGTCTTCCGGGTATCGCAGCGCCTGGGGCTGGCCGGGTCGGACGTCCCCGACCAGGTCGAAGCCCAGCTCGCCGAGGTCATCCCCCGACCCCGGTGGACCCACTTCTGCCACCTCCTCCAGGCCCACGGACGCCAGATCTGCCTGGCCCGGGCCCCCGACTGCCCGGTCTGTCCCGTGCGGCTCCTGTGCCCGTGGCCGGGGAAGACGGTGTCCGGGCGCCCGGGGCGCGCCGCGCCCGCCGGCCGCGCCGGCTCGCCCGCCCGGACTCGGGCGGCTCGGGCCGGTCGAGCGCCGCGGGGTTGA